A single Osmerus mordax isolate fOsmMor3 chromosome 9, fOsmMor3.pri, whole genome shotgun sequence DNA region contains:
- the LOC136949450 gene encoding intraflagellar transport protein 43 homolog, which translates to MDDSLQLGESGAVKNVAKTGRRARLTAEQPSSDEARHARKSSSSTGEGPPPKPGLRQSGWAEETSGPGSAKSGRRPALDDVEDRRLRPQTPQGSDDEGDIPVIPDLDEVQEEDLTMQVAAPPSIQVNRVMTYRDLDNDLMKYSAFQTLDGEIDLKLLTKVLAPEQEVREEDVGWDWDHLFTEVSSELLTEWDQGEKEDQSPLPVA; encoded by the exons ATGGACGACAGTCTTCAACTCGGAGAGAGTGGAGCTGTTAAGAAT gttGCTAAGACGGGTCGCAGAGCTCGACTGACGGCAGAGCAACCTTCATCTGACGAGGCTCGTCATGCCAGGAAGTCTTCCTCATCCACGGGGGAG GGACCCCCTCCCAAGCCGGGCCTAAGGCAGAGCGGCTGGGCCGAGGAGACTTCTGGGCCGGGCTCTGCAAA GTCTGGAAGAAGACCTGCGCTGGATGATGTGGAAGA CCGCCGCCTGCGACCGCAAACCCCCCAGGGCTCGGATGATGAAGGag aTATTCCTGTGATTCCAGACCTTGATGAAGTTCAGGAGGAAGACCTCACCATGCAGGTGGCCGCCCCTCCCAG CATCCAGGTGAACCGGGTGATGACCTACAGAGATCTGGACAATGACCTCATGAAGTACTCCGCCTTCCAGACACTG GACGGTGAGATTGACTTGAAGCTCCTCACCAAGGTTTTAGCTCCGGagcaggaggtgagagag gaGGACGTGGGTTGGGACTGGGATCATCTGTTTACTGAAGTGTCCTCAGAGCTGCTGACGGAATGGGatcaaggagagaaggaggaccaGAGCCCACTGCCTGTAGCATGA
- the tgfb3 gene encoding transforming growth factor beta-3 proprotein, protein MHLGKALLFFLLWNCVTMTLSLSTCTTVDIDHIKKKRVEAIRGQILSKLRLTSPPQTVGPNQVPFQVLALYNSTKELIEELGRDRQQSCGQDNTETEYYAKEIYKFNMINGPSENNDLPYCPKSLTSKVFRFNVSAMEKNSTNLFRAEFRALRVPNPRAQRNEQRIELYQILKPDNPIAKQRYIGGKNVLTKGTPEWISFDVTETVREWLMYRDTNRGLEVSVHCPCHTFSPNGDILDNINEVLEVKFKGVDGDYEDPIRLDMSRLKKQKEQLYPHLILMMLPPHRLDTHTSRRRKRALDTNYCFSNYEENCCVRPLYIDFRQHLGWRWIHEPKGYYANFCSGPCPYLRSADTTHSSLLSLYNTLNPEASASPCCVPQDLEPLTILYYVGRTPKVEQLSNMIVKSCKCS, encoded by the exons ATGCATCTTGGCAAAGCGCTTCTGTTTTTCCTCCTTTGGAACTGTGTGACTATGACGTTGTCACTGTCCACATGCACCACTGTGGACATAGACCACATCAAGAAAAAGAGAGTAGAGGCGATCCGAGGACAGATTCTCAGCAAACTAAGACTGACAAGTCCGCCACAAACGGTGGGTCCAAATCAGGTACCATTTCAGGTGCTGGCCTTGTACAACAGCACGAAGGAACTGATTGAGGAGTTGGGCAGAGACCGACAGCAAAGCTGTGGACAGGATAACACAGAAACCGAGTACTACGCCAAAGAGATTTACAAGTTCAACATGATCAATGGCCCTTCGGAAAATA ATGACCTGCCTTACTGTCCTAAGAGCCTCACCTCCAAGGTGTTCCGCTTCAATGTCTCCGCCATGGAGAAGAACTCCACCAACCTGTTCCGTGCGGAGTTCCGCGCCCTGCGTGTTCCAAACCCCAGAGCCCAGAGGAACGAGCAGAGGATTGAGCTGTACCAG ATTCTCAAACCAGACAACCCCATCGCCAAGCAGCGCTACATCGGAGGCAAGAACGTCCTGACCAAAGGAACTCCTGAGTGGATCTCCTTCGACGTCACAGAGACGGTCAGAGAGTGGCTCATGTACCGGG ACACCAACCGGGGTCTGGAAGTGAGCGTGCACTGCCCCTGCCACACCTTCAGTCCCAACGGAGACATCCTCGACAACATCAACGAGGTGCTGGAGGTCAAGTTCAAAG GCGTGGACGGAGACTACGAGGATCCGATCCGCCTGGACATGAGCCGCCTGAAGAAGCAGAAGGAGCAGCTGTACCCCCACCTCATCCTGATGATGCTGCCTCCCCACAGGCTGGACACCCACACCTCCCGCAGGCGCAAGCGGGCGCTCGACACCAACTACTGCTTCTC TAACTATGAAGAGAACTGCTGTGTGCGTCCCCTCTACATTGACTTCCGCCAGCACCTGGGTTGGAGGTGGATCCACGAGCCAAAGGGATACTACGCCAACTTCTGCTCCGGGCCCTGTCCCTACCTGCGCAGCGccgacaccacacacagctcg CTGCTGAGCCTGTACAACACCCTGAACCCCGAGGCATCCGCCTCTCCCTGCTGCGTGCCCCAGGACCTGGAGCCCCTCACCATCCTCTACTACGTGGGCCGCACCCCCAAGGTGGAGCAGCTCTCCAACATGATCGTCAAGTCCTGCAAGTGCAGCTAG